One genomic window of Fusarium fujikuroi IMI 58289 draft genome, chromosome FFUJ_chr01 includes the following:
- a CDS encoding probable Found in Mitochondrial Proteome: MARLSGLQKEVLALYRNCLRESRKKPQATRSHFESFARHEFSRNLAIDKRDFAAIEFLLRKGRRQLEVYGSPGIKDIK, translated from the exons ATGGCACGCCTCTCAGGACTCCAAAAAGAGGTCCTAGCACTCTATAGAAACTGTCTAAGAGAGAGTCGAAAGAAGCCACAA GCAACTCGCTCACATTTTGAGAGCTTTGCCAG ACATGAGTTCTCTAGGAACTTGGCTATCGATAAGCGCGACTTTGCCGCCATTGAATTCCTCTTAAGGAAAGGACGACGCCAACTTGAGGTCTACGGCTCACCAGGCAtcaaagatataaaatag